In Portunus trituberculatus isolate SZX2019 chromosome 28, ASM1759143v1, whole genome shotgun sequence, one genomic interval encodes:
- the LOC123510220 gene encoding anti-lipopolysaccharide factor-like, which yields MVRGFLAVVVVGVCLHPTPAASFDISSFISTTADTVIKRLYVDQEINLFDHYCIISRSPHISRWELKWQATVTCPGWTPVKGKVRGYSNPLSAEREATRDFVQRIVQRGLVTRDEASEWL from the exons ATGGTCCGCGGAtttctggcggtggtggtggtcggcgtGTGTCTACACCCCACCCCAGCAGCTTCCTTTGACATCTCCAGCTTCATCTCCACTACGGCTGACACGGTGAtcaa gcGTCTCTACGTGGACCAGGAAATCAATCTTTTCGATCACTACTGTATCATAAGTCGCAGTCCTCACATCAGCAGGTGGGAACTCAAGTGGCAAGCGACTGTTACCTGCCCCGGATGGACGCCTGTGAAAGGAAAAG TGCGAGGCTACTCCAACCCTTTGTCAGCTGAGCGAGAGGCCACCAGAGACTTTGTGCAGAGAATCGTACAGCGAGGACTGGTCACAAGGGACGAGGCGAGTGAGTGGCTGTGA
- the LOC123510158 gene encoding anti-lipopolysaccharide factor-like codes for MHVSRPWAVVVTVAVVMALPTPTQGGWLDIVKAIVVPAARETIKTQEITLLDHYCTLSRSPYIKRFELHYRASVTCPGWTSIKGRGSNHRNPTNSEKDALKDFMTQAVAAGLVTKEEAAPWLNHR; via the exons ATGCATGTGTCCCGGCcatgggcagtggtggtgacagtggcggtggtgatggcccTACCCACACCCACGCAAGGGGGGTGGCTAGACATTGTAAAAGCCATCGTAGTACCTGCAGCGAG AGAAACCATCAAGACACAAGAAATCACGCTGCTGGATCACTACTGCACGTTGTCGAGGAGTCCCTACATTAAGAGGTTTGAGCTGCACTACAGAGCGAGTGTGACCTGCCCTGGCTGGACCAGCATTAAGGGAAGAg gctCTAATCACAGAAACCCAACCAACTCCGAGAAAGACGCTCTGAAGGACTTTATGACGCAGGCGGTGGCGGCAGGACTAGTCACTAAGGAAGAAGCGGCACCCTGGCTCAACCACCGCTAA